One part of the Eucalyptus grandis isolate ANBG69807.140 chromosome 10, ASM1654582v1, whole genome shotgun sequence genome encodes these proteins:
- the LOC104421496 gene encoding RNA-binding protein Y14: protein MTTAEAEALDFEPEDDDLMDEDGAPDADASPRAPLPKLKSAITGGAASSSLAPRKTKGRGFREEADAERNNRLAGRDFDSLDTDGGPGPLRSIEGWIILVTGVHEEAQEDDLQNAFAEFGDIKNLHLNLDRRTGFVKGYALIEYENFEEAQNAIAQLNGTELLTQTIIVDWAFSNGPSVRRRNMRKRREPRGHRSRSPNRRY from the exons ATGACGACGGCGGAAGCGGAGGCGCTGGACTTCGAGCCCGAGGACGACGACCTCATGGACGAGGACGGCGcccccgacgccgacgcctcCCCGCGGGCCCCGCTCCCCAAGCTCAAGTCCGCCATCACCGGCGgcgccgcctcctcctcgctCGCCCCGAGGAAGACCAAGGGCCGCGGTTTCCGCGAGGAGGCCGACGCCGAGCGCAACAACCGCCTCGCCGGCCGCGACTTCGACTCCCTCGACACCGACGGCGGCCCCGGCCCTCTGCGAT CCATTGAGGGATGGATCATTCTTGTGACTGGGGTGCATGAAGAGGCCCAAGAAGATGATCTGCAAAATGCATTTGCAGAGTTTGGAGATATTAAGAATTTGCATTTAAATCTCGACCGGCGAACTGGATTTGTTAAG GGTTATGCACTTATTGAATATGAGAACTTTGAGGAAGCACAGAATGCAATAGCTCAGTTGAATGGGACAGAACTTCTCACCCAGACGATCATCGTTGACTGGGCCTTTAGCAATGGACCTTCTGTCAGGAGGAGAAATATGAGGAAGAGGAG GGAACCACGAGGACATCGCTCGAGGAGCCCCAATAGAAGATACTAA
- the LOC104421495 gene encoding uncharacterized protein LOC104421495 yields the protein MSSSASASSRSSDSGARTLRGSLFVAAGCVCFVAFAYAAVVSKLLPPSDNAVVAAVQNDRDIMSSPDDHSVSLSCNVLLFFGSPYTPHPRCCCIFSLAQHEAFQACMMFVSSYHG from the exons ATGAGCTCTTCCGCTTCTGCCTCGTCCCGATCGAGTGATTCCGGCGCGAGGACGCTGCGGGGGTCGCTCTTCGTCGCGGCCGGCTGCGTTTGCTTCGTCGCTTTCGCGTACGCGGCCGTCGTGTCCAAGCTCCTTCCCCCGTCGGACAACGCCGTCGTCGCTGCCGTGCAGAATGACAG GGACATCATGTCTTCTCCGGATGACCATTCTGTTTCACTCTCCTGCAAT GTACTATTGTTTTTTGGTTCCCCTTACACTCCCCATCCTCGTTGTTGCTGTATATTTTCATTGGCTCAGCATGAAGCTTTTCAAGCATGCATGATGTTTGTCTCATCATACCATGGTTAA
- the LOC104421499 gene encoding ABC transporter G family member 15 has protein sequence MEIEAASGSGGGGAVYESKAFSKGTFLVWEDLSAVLPNFGHGHTKRLLQGLNGYAEPGRIMAIMGPSGSGKSTLLDSLAGRLSRKVIMTGNVLLDGKKKRLEYGVAAYVTQEDVLLGTLTVRETIKYSALLRLPTTMSKDEVNSIVEGTIIEMGLQDCADRVIGNWHLRGISGGEKKRLSIALEILTRPHLLFLDEPTSGLDSASAFFVVQTLRNIARDGRTVISSIHQPSSEVFALFDDLYLLSSGETVYFGEAKMAIEFFSEAGFPCPRKRNPSDHFLRCINSDFDKVTATLKGSQRIHDVPNSSDPFMNLATAEIRALLVEKYRCSKYAKRVKARIGEITTAKGLDVKKKSGSQATWWKQLTTLTRRSLVNMSRDVGYYWLRIIVYLIVSVCVGTIFFDVGNSYTAILARGACGAFISGFMTFMSIGGFPSFIEEMKVFYRERLNGYYGVAVFIISNFLSSFPFLVAITLTTGTITYHMVKFRPEFSHYVFFCLNIYACIAVIESLMMVVASLVPNFLMGIITGAGIIGILMMTSGFFRLLPDLPKPFWRYPISYLSYGSWAIQGAYKNDLLGLEFDPLIPGEPKLKGDVVITTMFGIQLDHSKWWDLSAIFIILIGYRLIFFAILKFKERASPVFNKIYAKSSLHQLDKRPSFRKVPSLSKRHQPLHSLSSQEGLNSPLH, from the exons ATGGAGATAGAGGCGGCGAGCGGGAGCGGTGGAGGCGGTGCCGTGTATGAGAGCAAAGCATTTTCGAAGGGAACGTTCTTGGTATGGGAGGATCTCAGTGCGGTCTTGCCAAACTTCGGCCATGGACACACCAAGAGGCTGCTTCAAGGCCTCAACGGCTACGCTGAACCGGGTCGGATCATGGCCATCATGGGCCCTTCTGGGTCGGGTAAATCCACCCTACTTGACTCTCTAGCAg GTAGATTATCCAGAAAAGTGATCATGACTGGGAATGTCCTCTTGGAcgggaaaaagaagagacttGAATATGGTGTTGCG GCTTATGTGACTCAAGAGGACGTCTTACTGGGAACACTAACAGTTAGAGAAACCATAAAGTACTCAGCTCTATTGAGGCTCCCAACCACAATGAGCAAAGATGAAGTGAATTCTATTGTTGAAGGAACAATCATAGAAATGGGTCTCCAAGATTGTGCAGATAGAGTGATCGGCAACTGGCATTTGAGAGGAATAAGTGGTGGAGAGAAGAAGAGACTCAGCATTGCACTCGAAATCCTCACCCGCCCTCATTTACTCTTCCTTGATGAACCCACGAGTGGTCTGGACAGTGCTTCGGCTTTCTTTGTGGTCCAGACTCTGAGAAATATCGCTCGTGATGGAAGGACCGTGATCTCATCAATTCATCAACCGAGTAGTGAAGTCTTTGCTCTCTTTGATGATCTTTACTTGCTGTCCAGTGGTGAAACTGTCTATTTTGGAGAAGCAAAGATGGCTATTGAG TTCTTCTCTGAAGCTGGCTTTCCGTGTCCACGAAAAAGGAATCCTTCAGATCACTTCTTACGTTGCATCAATTCAGACTTCGACAAAGTGACAGCCACACTGAAAGGATCTCAAAGAATTCAT GATGTCCCAAACTCATCAGATCCTTTCATGAATCTGGCAACAGCGGAGATCAGAGCACTGCTGGTTGAGAAGTACAGGTGTTCAAAATACGCAAAAAGAGTCAAAGCCAGAATCGGAGAGATAACAACTGCT AAGGGACTTgatgttaaaaagaaaagtgggagCCAAGCAACATGGTGGAAGCAACTTACGACTTTAACACGGAGATCGCTGGTTAACATGTCCAGAGACGTAGGATATTACTGGCTAAGGATAATAGTATACCTAATTGTATCAGTTTGCGTCGGCACCATCTTTTTTGATGTTGGCAATAGCTACACTGCAATCCTGGCCCGCGGAGCTTGCGGTGCATTCATATCTGGCTTCATGACATTTATGTCCATTGGTGGCTTTCCATCCTTCATCGAAGAAATGAAG GTTTTCTATCGGGAAAGGCTTAATGGGTACTATGGTGTGGCGGTGTTCATCATCTCAAATTTCCTTTCTTCATTCCCTTTCCTGGTCGCCATAACATTAACCACGGGGACTATCACCTACCACATGGTGAAATTTAGGCCAGAGTTTTCTCACTACGTGTTCTTCTGCCTCAACATCTATGCCTGCATAGCTGTCATAGAGAGCCTCATGATGGTAGTTGCATCACTAGTTCCAAACTTCTTGATGGGAATCATTACAGGAGCTGGAATTATA GGAATACTGATGATGACCTCTGGATTCTTCAGACTTCTGCCAGACCTTCCAAAACCCTTTTGGCGGTACCCAATTTCGTATCTTAGTTATGGCTCATGGGCTATACAG GGTGCCTACAAGAACGACTTGCTTGGTCTTGAATTCGATCCCTTAATACCTGGCGAGCCAAAACTGAAAGGCGACGTTGTCATCACAACTATGTTTGGGATTCAACTGGATCATTCCAAGTGGTGGGATTTGTCTGCTATCTTCATTATTCTCATAGGTTACAGACTTATTTTCTTTGCCATCCTCAAGTTCAAGGAGAGAGCTTCTCCTG
- the LOC104421494 gene encoding zinc finger CCCH domain-containing protein 46 → MDSYEATRLVFSRIQSLDPDNASKIMGYILLQDQGDKEMTRLALAPDPLLRTLILKAKSHLSLSLSATSSSSTSTTPSSPSSAALNLHPNPISRRPIAHHHSLSIPSPRTTPSYANVVNGVTHNTTPNVPSDPVDDYLLQDHLSFLNDPKSDDLYDPRLEFVPNGDSGLSHRRSYSIPGMRLGTNAASEEPGLSGFGWRPCLYFARGFCKNGASCRFLHGDSGDCTDASAAVNVGSPVKFGELEQFGPELAARSKAVVAQQQRLKLLAGASASSLPYNSCVDLFLQQQNDTQRSIAPELMLRDEVHKFGRIQSERIDFSGLGLGGASSPGSRQIYLTFPADSTFREEDVSNYFSNYGPVQDVRIPYQQKRMFGFVTFVYPETVKLILAKGNPHFVCDSRVLVKPYKEKGKIADRKQQFMDRGEYSACLSPTGFDSRDPFDLPFGSRMGYNAQEMLLRRKLEEQADLHQAIELQGRRLMNLQLLDLKNRYRQYPHNLSTSSPISSPVLPRSPNVQSLNLPPNAINREVARAASVDGSALMKTESAESESSVFQGVDGAWVEKDCTGKRKEENSVPKEYDYHESLEHILPDNLFASPKKSRSENLTAFSTSLADDENDDRITSLITSSAPTNEPLLTTSSALNIAALKSCLFHVPSFSSGHGAVGM, encoded by the exons ATGGACTCCTACGAAGCTACGAGGCTCGTCTTCTCGAGGATCCAGAGCTTGGACCCGGACAACGCCTCCAAGATCATGGGCTACATCCTCCTCCAAGACCAGGGCGACAAGGAAATGACCCGACTGGCCCTCGCCCCCGACCCCCTCCTCCGCACCCTCATCCTCAAGGCCAAGTCCCACctgtccctctccctctccgcGACCTCCTCGTCCTCGACCTCCACCACgccctcctctccttcctccGCTGCTCTCAATCTCCACCCCAACCCCATCTCGCGAAGACCCATCGCTCACCACCACTCCCTCTCCATCCCCTCTCCGAGAACCACCCCGTCCTACGCCAATGTCGTCAATGGGGTCACTCACAACACCACCCCCAACGTCCCCAGCGACCCCGTTGACGATTACCTGCTCCAGGACCACCTCTCCTTCTTGAACGACCCCAAAAGCGACGACCTTTACGACCCGAGGCTCGAGTTCGTACCAAACGGCGACTCTGGCTTGTCGCACAGGAGGAGCTACTCGATACCCGGAATGCGTCTTGGGACTAATGCTGCTAGCGAAGAACCGGGTCTTTCTGGGTTCGGGTGGAGGCCGTGCCTGTACTTCGCGAGGGGGTTCTGCAAGAACGGCGCGAGCTGCAGGTTCCTCCACGGCGACTCGGGGGACTGCACGGACGCCTCGGCGGCGGTCAATGTCGGGTCGCCAGTCAAgtttggcgagctcgagcaGTTCGGCCCCGAGCTCGCCGCGAGATCGAAGGCCGTGGTGGCGCAGCAGCAGAGGTTGAAGCTGTTGGCCGGCGCTTCTGCTTCGTCCTTGCCTTACAACAGTTGCGTGGACTTGTTTCTGCAGCAGCAGAACGACACCCAGAG ATCGATTGCTCCAGAGTTGATGCTGAGGGACGAGGTGCACAAATTCGGACGCATTCAGTCCGAAAGGATCGATTTTTCAGGACTAGGATTGGGAGGGGCGAGCAGCCCTGGGTCGAGGCAAATTTACTTGACATTTCCTGCTGATAGCACTTTCAGAGAAGAGGATGTTTCGAATTACTTCAG CAATTATGGACCGGTGCAAGATGTGAGAATTCCTTACCAGCAGAAGAGAATGTTTGGATTTGTTACTTTTGTATATCCGGAGACCGTGAAGCTCATACTGGCCAAAGGCAATCCTCACTTTGTTTGCGATTCACGGGTGCTGGTTAAACCTTACAAGGAGAAAGGCAAAATTGCAGATAG GAAACAACAGTTCATGGATAGGGGTGAATACTCAGCGTGCTTGAGTCCGACCGGGTTTGATTCAAGGGACCCTTTTGATCTCCCCTTTG GGTCGAGGATGGGTTACAATGCTCAGGAGATGTTGCTTAGAAGGAAGTTGGAGGAGCAAGCCGATCTGCATCAAGCAATTGAGCTTCAAGGGAGAAGACTCATGAATTTGCAGCTTTTGGACTTGAAGAATCGCTACCGGCAATACCCTCATAATTTATCAACCAGCTCCCCCATATCCTCACCGGTTCTTCCTCGCTCTCCCAATGTTCAATCACTCAATCTTCCGCCTAATGCCATCAACCGAGAAGTTGCCAGAG CGGCATCTGTTGATGGTTCGGCGCTGATGAAAACAGAATCTGCAGAGAGTGAAAGCTCGGTATTCCAGGGTGTAGATGGAGCTTGGGTTGAGAAAGATTGCACTggcaagagaaaagaggagaactCTGTTCCTAAGGAGTATGATTATCATGAAAG CTTAGAGCACATCCTCCCAGATAACCTCTTTGCTTCTCCCAAGAAATCAAGGTCTGAGAATCTCACTGCCTTCAGCACTTCTCTTGCTGATGATGAGAATGATGATAGGATCACCAGTTTGATCACTTCATCTGCTCCAACCAATGAGCCCCTGCTGACCACCTCATCGGCTCTCAACATTGCTGCTCTAAAATCGTGTCTGTTTCACGTGCCCAG TTTCTCTTCTGGGCATGGAGCAGTTGGAATGTAG